A window of the Roseovarius sp. S88 genome harbors these coding sequences:
- a CDS encoding DUF4167 domain-containing protein, whose translation MRSSKSRSRNKSNRNRSSMGNVVNRVFDSSGPEGKVRGTPQQIIDKYNQLARDAQLSGDRVALENFQQHAEHYLRLLSVAQKEQDARREEQERQNRERQAERDRERAHRQERESNGGDLADAPQPDFAQPDVPDTESGLVETPESQSDAPPPKPKRPRKPKKQAESDEAPVMDAGGEPSEAAE comes from the coding sequence ATGAGATCATCGAAGTCACGTTCGCGGAACAAGTCCAACCGCAACCGTTCGTCCATGGGCAATGTCGTTAATCGTGTGTTCGACAGTTCAGGCCCGGAAGGCAAAGTGCGCGGAACACCGCAGCAAATCATTGATAAGTACAATCAGCTTGCGCGCGATGCGCAACTGTCTGGCGACAGGGTCGCTCTGGAGAATTTCCAGCAACACGCGGAACACTACCTGCGACTTCTGAGCGTCGCTCAAAAAGAGCAGGACGCGCGTCGCGAAGAACAAGAACGCCAGAACCGCGAGCGCCAAGCCGAACGGGACCGCGAGCGCGCGCATCGGCAGGAAAGGGAGTCGAATGGCGGTGACCTCGCCGATGCACCCCAACCTGATTTTGCGCAGCCGGATGTGCCGGACACCGAAAGCGGGTTGGTCGAGACGCCCGAAAGCCAGTCTGACGCTCCACCGCCCAAGCCCAAGCGCCCGCGCAAGCCGAAGAAGCAGGCTGAGAGCGATGAAGCCCCGGTGATGGATGCAGGGGGCGAGCCCTCTGAGGCAGCAGAGTAA
- the prmC gene encoding peptide chain release factor N(5)-glutamine methyltransferase produces MSQVFGDLVQQAKDALERAGIEGAAREARILAAKAADIPVDRASLSFQEVVAREAQSKLEAFIASRVLRMPLSHITGTRAFYTHEFTVTPDVLDPRPETETLIETAFESDFQHVLDLGTGSGCILLSLLAACPDAAGVGTDVSHRALDVALGNAARLELSDRCLFLTSDWYSDVEGQFDLIVSNPPYISAEEMEDLQPELTHEPRQALTDEADGLSAYRKIIPGAGAHLRPQGRLLVEIGWTQADQVAAMFETSGFTNVNVAPDLDGRDRVVGGIWPGVEAIFPQIRPISALFA; encoded by the coding sequence GTGAGCCAAGTCTTCGGTGACCTGGTGCAACAGGCCAAGGATGCACTGGAACGCGCGGGGATTGAGGGCGCCGCGCGCGAAGCGCGTATTCTTGCGGCCAAGGCGGCGGATATTCCAGTGGATCGCGCCTCTTTGTCTTTCCAGGAGGTCGTAGCTCGTGAGGCGCAATCAAAACTTGAAGCGTTTATTGCCTCTCGAGTCCTGCGTATGCCGCTTTCACATATTACGGGTACGCGGGCATTCTATACGCACGAGTTCACTGTCACGCCCGATGTTCTTGATCCGCGTCCCGAAACCGAGACGCTGATTGAGACCGCGTTTGAGAGTGACTTCCAGCATGTGCTCGATCTCGGTACGGGGTCAGGGTGTATCTTGCTGTCTTTGCTGGCGGCATGCCCTGATGCTGCGGGTGTGGGCACGGATGTTTCGCATAGGGCGCTGGATGTGGCTCTTGGCAATGCGGCGCGACTTGAGCTGTCGGATCGATGCCTGTTTCTAACGTCTGACTGGTATTCGGATGTCGAAGGGCAGTTTGACCTGATCGTGTCCAATCCGCCTTACATTTCCGCTGAGGAAATGGAGGATTTGCAGCCCGAGCTTACACATGAGCCACGTCAGGCGCTCACAGATGAGGCCGATGGTCTTTCGGCGTATCGCAAGATTATTCCGGGTGCAGGGGCACATTTGCGTCCACAGGGCCGCCTTTTGGTGGAAATTGGATGGACACAAGCCGATCAGGTCGCGGCAATGTTTGAAACAAGCGGATTTACCAATGTGAATGTGGCACCCGATCTGGATGGGCGGGATCGGGTGGTCGGCGGTATCTGGCCGGGGGTTGAGGCGATTTTTCCACAAATCCGGCCGATTTCGGCGCTTTTTGCGTAA